One Natator depressus isolate rNatDep1 chromosome 5, rNatDep2.hap1, whole genome shotgun sequence DNA segment encodes these proteins:
- the LINGO2 gene encoding leucine-rich repeat and immunoglobulin-like domain-containing nogo receptor-interacting protein 2 isoform X3, which produces MLHTAISCWQPFLGLAVLLVFMGSTIGCPARCECSAQNKSVSCHRRRLISIPEGIPIETKILDLSKNRLKSVNPEEFTSYPLLEEIDLSDNIVANVEPGAFNNLFNLRSLRLKGNRLKLVPLGVFTGLSNLTKLDISENKIVILLDYMFQDLHNLKSLEVGDNDLVYISHRAFSGLLSLEQLTLEKCNLTAVPTEALSHLHNLISLHLRHLNINILPVYAFKRLFRLKDLEINYWPLLDMMPANSLYGLNLTSLSVTNTNLSAIPYSALKHLVYLTHLNLSFNPISTIEAGMFADLVRLQELHMVGAQLRTIEPHAFQGLRFLRVLNVSQNLLETLEENVFHSPQTLEILCINNNPLACDCRLLWLLQRQPILQFGSQQPMCAGPDSVREKLFKDFHSTALSFYFTCKKPKIRDKKLQYLVVEEGQTVQLMCNADGDPQPTISWVTPRRRLITTKSNGRATVLGDGMLEIRFAQDQDTGIYICIASNAAGNDTYSASLTVKGFTSDRFLYANRTPMYMTDSNDTSSNGTNVNTFSLDLKTILVSTAMGCFTFLGVVLFCFLLLFVWSRGKGKHKTSIDLEYVPRKNNGAVVEGEVAGPRRFNMKMI; this is translated from the coding sequence ATGCTTCACACGGCCATATCATGCTGGCAGCCATTCCTAGGTCTGGCTGTGCTGCTCGTTTTCATGGGGTCCACCATAGGCTGCCCAGCccgctgtgagtgctcagcacagaACAAATCTGTTAGCTGTCACAGGAGGCGCCTGATCTCCATCCCTGAGGGTATCCCCATCGAGACCAAAATCCTGGATCTAAGCAAGAACCGGCTGAAGAGCGTCAACCCTGAGGAATTCACATCCTACCCGCTGCTCGAGGAGATAGACCTCAGTGACAATATTGTTGCCAATGTAGAGCCTGGAGCCTTTAACAATCTTTTCAACTTGCGCTCTCTGAGACTGAAAGGAAACCGTCTGAAGCTAGTCCCGCTAGGGGTATTCACAGGGTTGTCAAACTTAACCAAGCTTGATATAAGTGAAAACAAGATTGTCATTTTGCTGGACTACATGTTTCAGGATCTGCATAACCTAAAGTCCCTTGAGGTTGGGGACAATGATTTGGTTTATATATCCCACAGGGCCTTCAGTGGACTGCttagcctggagcagctcacCCTGGAGAAATGCAACCTAACAGCTGTACCAACAGAAGCCCTTTCCCACCTTCACAACCTCATCAGTCTGCATCTGAGACATCTCAACATTAACATTTTGCCTGTGTATGCCTTTAAGAGATTGTTTCGCCTAAAAGACCTGGAGATCAACTATTGGCCTTTACTGGACATGATGCCTGCCAATAGCCTGTATGGTCTCAACCTCACTTCTCTCTCTGTCACCAACACCAACCTGTCTGCAATACCTTATTCTGCTCTTAAACACCTGGTTTACCTGACACACCTAAACCTCTCCTTCAACCCCATAAGCACCATTGAGGCAGGCATGTTTGCAGACTTAGTGCGTCTGCAGGAATTGCACATGGTGGGGGCCCAGTTACGTACCATTGAACCACATGCTTTCCAAGGGCTCCGGTTCTTGCGTGTACTTAATGTGTCCCAAAACCTGTTAGAAACGCTAGAAGAGAATGTATTCCATTCCCCCCAGACTCTTGAGATCCTCTGCATTAACAATAACCCCCTGGCTTGTGATTGCCGCCTCCTTTGGCTATTACAAAGGCAGCCTATCTTACAGTTTGGTAGCCAGCAGCCCATGTGTGCCGGCCCAGACAGCGTCAGAGAGAAGCTGTTCAAAGACTTTCACAGCACCGCCCTTTCCTTTTATTTCACCTGCAAGAAGCCCAAGATACGAGACAAGAAACTGCAGTACCTGGTAGTGGAGGAAGGACAGACAGTGCAGCTGATGTGCAATGCCGATGGGGACCCTCAACCCACCATCTCCTGGGTGACGCCACGACGGAGGCTGATCACAACTAAATCAAATGGAAGAGCCACGGTGCTGGGAGATGGCATGCTGGAGATCCGATTTGCTCAAGATCAAGACACTGGAATCTACATTTGTATTGCAAGTAACGCAGCTGGGAATGACACATACTCAGCCTCCCTTACGGTAAAAGGATTCACTTCGGACCGTTTCCTTTACGCCAATAGGACCCCTATGTATATGACAGACTCCAATGACACCAGTTCCAATGGAACCAATGTGAACACCTTCTCTCTGGACCTTAAGACAATACTGGTGTCCACAGCCATGGGCTGTTTCACATTCCTCGgagttgttttattttgtttcctacTTCTTTTTGTGTGGAGCCGAGGGAAAGGCAAGCACAAAACCAGCATTGACCTTGAGTATGTCCCCCGCAAAAACAACGGTGCTGTAGTTGAAGGGGAGGTTGCTGGACCACGGAGGTTCAATATGAAAATGATTTGA
- the LINGO2 gene encoding leucine-rich repeat and immunoglobulin-like domain-containing nogo receptor-interacting protein 2 isoform X2 has product MISHCLKGAAHCLARDRGVNNIGGVMLHTAISCWQPFLGLAVLLVFMGSTIGCPARCECSAQNKSVSCHRRRLISIPEGIPIETKILDLSKNRLKSVNPEEFTSYPLLEEIDLSDNIVANVEPGAFNNLFNLRSLRLKGNRLKLVPLGVFTGLSNLTKLDISENKIVILLDYMFQDLHNLKSLEVGDNDLVYISHRAFSGLLSLEQLTLEKCNLTAVPTEALSHLHNLISLHLRHLNINILPVYAFKRLFRLKDLEINYWPLLDMMPANSLYGLNLTSLSVTNTNLSAIPYSALKHLVYLTHLNLSFNPISTIEAGMFADLVRLQELHMVGAQLRTIEPHAFQGLRFLRVLNVSQNLLETLEENVFHSPQTLEILCINNNPLACDCRLLWLLQRQPILQFGSQQPMCAGPDSVREKLFKDFHSTALSFYFTCKKPKIRDKKLQYLVVEEGQTVQLMCNADGDPQPTISWVTPRRRLITTKSNGRATVLGDGMLEIRFAQDQDTGIYICIASNAAGNDTYSASLTVKGFTSDRFLYANRTPMYMTDSNDTSSNGTNVNTFSLDLKTILVSTAMGCFTFLGVVLFCFLLLFVWSRGKGKHKTSIDLEYVPRKNNGAVVEGEVAGPRRFNMKMI; this is encoded by the coding sequence GCTCGTGACCGAGGAGTAAACAACATCGGTGGAGTCATGCTTCACACGGCCATATCATGCTGGCAGCCATTCCTAGGTCTGGCTGTGCTGCTCGTTTTCATGGGGTCCACCATAGGCTGCCCAGCccgctgtgagtgctcagcacagaACAAATCTGTTAGCTGTCACAGGAGGCGCCTGATCTCCATCCCTGAGGGTATCCCCATCGAGACCAAAATCCTGGATCTAAGCAAGAACCGGCTGAAGAGCGTCAACCCTGAGGAATTCACATCCTACCCGCTGCTCGAGGAGATAGACCTCAGTGACAATATTGTTGCCAATGTAGAGCCTGGAGCCTTTAACAATCTTTTCAACTTGCGCTCTCTGAGACTGAAAGGAAACCGTCTGAAGCTAGTCCCGCTAGGGGTATTCACAGGGTTGTCAAACTTAACCAAGCTTGATATAAGTGAAAACAAGATTGTCATTTTGCTGGACTACATGTTTCAGGATCTGCATAACCTAAAGTCCCTTGAGGTTGGGGACAATGATTTGGTTTATATATCCCACAGGGCCTTCAGTGGACTGCttagcctggagcagctcacCCTGGAGAAATGCAACCTAACAGCTGTACCAACAGAAGCCCTTTCCCACCTTCACAACCTCATCAGTCTGCATCTGAGACATCTCAACATTAACATTTTGCCTGTGTATGCCTTTAAGAGATTGTTTCGCCTAAAAGACCTGGAGATCAACTATTGGCCTTTACTGGACATGATGCCTGCCAATAGCCTGTATGGTCTCAACCTCACTTCTCTCTCTGTCACCAACACCAACCTGTCTGCAATACCTTATTCTGCTCTTAAACACCTGGTTTACCTGACACACCTAAACCTCTCCTTCAACCCCATAAGCACCATTGAGGCAGGCATGTTTGCAGACTTAGTGCGTCTGCAGGAATTGCACATGGTGGGGGCCCAGTTACGTACCATTGAACCACATGCTTTCCAAGGGCTCCGGTTCTTGCGTGTACTTAATGTGTCCCAAAACCTGTTAGAAACGCTAGAAGAGAATGTATTCCATTCCCCCCAGACTCTTGAGATCCTCTGCATTAACAATAACCCCCTGGCTTGTGATTGCCGCCTCCTTTGGCTATTACAAAGGCAGCCTATCTTACAGTTTGGTAGCCAGCAGCCCATGTGTGCCGGCCCAGACAGCGTCAGAGAGAAGCTGTTCAAAGACTTTCACAGCACCGCCCTTTCCTTTTATTTCACCTGCAAGAAGCCCAAGATACGAGACAAGAAACTGCAGTACCTGGTAGTGGAGGAAGGACAGACAGTGCAGCTGATGTGCAATGCCGATGGGGACCCTCAACCCACCATCTCCTGGGTGACGCCACGACGGAGGCTGATCACAACTAAATCAAATGGAAGAGCCACGGTGCTGGGAGATGGCATGCTGGAGATCCGATTTGCTCAAGATCAAGACACTGGAATCTACATTTGTATTGCAAGTAACGCAGCTGGGAATGACACATACTCAGCCTCCCTTACGGTAAAAGGATTCACTTCGGACCGTTTCCTTTACGCCAATAGGACCCCTATGTATATGACAGACTCCAATGACACCAGTTCCAATGGAACCAATGTGAACACCTTCTCTCTGGACCTTAAGACAATACTGGTGTCCACAGCCATGGGCTGTTTCACATTCCTCGgagttgttttattttgtttcctacTTCTTTTTGTGTGGAGCCGAGGGAAAGGCAAGCACAAAACCAGCATTGACCTTGAGTATGTCCCCCGCAAAAACAACGGTGCTGTAGTTGAAGGGGAGGTTGCTGGACCACGGAGGTTCAATATGAAAATGATTTGA
- the LINGO2 gene encoding leucine-rich repeat and immunoglobulin-like domain-containing nogo receptor-interacting protein 2 isoform X1, translated as MCLRTAGAAILQRREKQARDRGVNNIGGVMLHTAISCWQPFLGLAVLLVFMGSTIGCPARCECSAQNKSVSCHRRRLISIPEGIPIETKILDLSKNRLKSVNPEEFTSYPLLEEIDLSDNIVANVEPGAFNNLFNLRSLRLKGNRLKLVPLGVFTGLSNLTKLDISENKIVILLDYMFQDLHNLKSLEVGDNDLVYISHRAFSGLLSLEQLTLEKCNLTAVPTEALSHLHNLISLHLRHLNINILPVYAFKRLFRLKDLEINYWPLLDMMPANSLYGLNLTSLSVTNTNLSAIPYSALKHLVYLTHLNLSFNPISTIEAGMFADLVRLQELHMVGAQLRTIEPHAFQGLRFLRVLNVSQNLLETLEENVFHSPQTLEILCINNNPLACDCRLLWLLQRQPILQFGSQQPMCAGPDSVREKLFKDFHSTALSFYFTCKKPKIRDKKLQYLVVEEGQTVQLMCNADGDPQPTISWVTPRRRLITTKSNGRATVLGDGMLEIRFAQDQDTGIYICIASNAAGNDTYSASLTVKGFTSDRFLYANRTPMYMTDSNDTSSNGTNVNTFSLDLKTILVSTAMGCFTFLGVVLFCFLLLFVWSRGKGKHKTSIDLEYVPRKNNGAVVEGEVAGPRRFNMKMI; from the coding sequence GCTCGTGACCGAGGAGTAAACAACATCGGTGGAGTCATGCTTCACACGGCCATATCATGCTGGCAGCCATTCCTAGGTCTGGCTGTGCTGCTCGTTTTCATGGGGTCCACCATAGGCTGCCCAGCccgctgtgagtgctcagcacagaACAAATCTGTTAGCTGTCACAGGAGGCGCCTGATCTCCATCCCTGAGGGTATCCCCATCGAGACCAAAATCCTGGATCTAAGCAAGAACCGGCTGAAGAGCGTCAACCCTGAGGAATTCACATCCTACCCGCTGCTCGAGGAGATAGACCTCAGTGACAATATTGTTGCCAATGTAGAGCCTGGAGCCTTTAACAATCTTTTCAACTTGCGCTCTCTGAGACTGAAAGGAAACCGTCTGAAGCTAGTCCCGCTAGGGGTATTCACAGGGTTGTCAAACTTAACCAAGCTTGATATAAGTGAAAACAAGATTGTCATTTTGCTGGACTACATGTTTCAGGATCTGCATAACCTAAAGTCCCTTGAGGTTGGGGACAATGATTTGGTTTATATATCCCACAGGGCCTTCAGTGGACTGCttagcctggagcagctcacCCTGGAGAAATGCAACCTAACAGCTGTACCAACAGAAGCCCTTTCCCACCTTCACAACCTCATCAGTCTGCATCTGAGACATCTCAACATTAACATTTTGCCTGTGTATGCCTTTAAGAGATTGTTTCGCCTAAAAGACCTGGAGATCAACTATTGGCCTTTACTGGACATGATGCCTGCCAATAGCCTGTATGGTCTCAACCTCACTTCTCTCTCTGTCACCAACACCAACCTGTCTGCAATACCTTATTCTGCTCTTAAACACCTGGTTTACCTGACACACCTAAACCTCTCCTTCAACCCCATAAGCACCATTGAGGCAGGCATGTTTGCAGACTTAGTGCGTCTGCAGGAATTGCACATGGTGGGGGCCCAGTTACGTACCATTGAACCACATGCTTTCCAAGGGCTCCGGTTCTTGCGTGTACTTAATGTGTCCCAAAACCTGTTAGAAACGCTAGAAGAGAATGTATTCCATTCCCCCCAGACTCTTGAGATCCTCTGCATTAACAATAACCCCCTGGCTTGTGATTGCCGCCTCCTTTGGCTATTACAAAGGCAGCCTATCTTACAGTTTGGTAGCCAGCAGCCCATGTGTGCCGGCCCAGACAGCGTCAGAGAGAAGCTGTTCAAAGACTTTCACAGCACCGCCCTTTCCTTTTATTTCACCTGCAAGAAGCCCAAGATACGAGACAAGAAACTGCAGTACCTGGTAGTGGAGGAAGGACAGACAGTGCAGCTGATGTGCAATGCCGATGGGGACCCTCAACCCACCATCTCCTGGGTGACGCCACGACGGAGGCTGATCACAACTAAATCAAATGGAAGAGCCACGGTGCTGGGAGATGGCATGCTGGAGATCCGATTTGCTCAAGATCAAGACACTGGAATCTACATTTGTATTGCAAGTAACGCAGCTGGGAATGACACATACTCAGCCTCCCTTACGGTAAAAGGATTCACTTCGGACCGTTTCCTTTACGCCAATAGGACCCCTATGTATATGACAGACTCCAATGACACCAGTTCCAATGGAACCAATGTGAACACCTTCTCTCTGGACCTTAAGACAATACTGGTGTCCACAGCCATGGGCTGTTTCACATTCCTCGgagttgttttattttgtttcctacTTCTTTTTGTGTGGAGCCGAGGGAAAGGCAAGCACAAAACCAGCATTGACCTTGAGTATGTCCCCCGCAAAAACAACGGTGCTGTAGTTGAAGGGGAGGTTGCTGGACCACGGAGGTTCAATATGAAAATGATTTGA